A window of the Candidatus Eisenbacteria bacterium genome harbors these coding sequences:
- the topA gene encoding type I DNA topoisomerase, producing MAKATSRTDGTARKPRARTGPPAAEATRERAATETPADEAPARKRAPRGSSKSAGRGAAKGKTVKRPAKAPGTPASGGKSLVIVESPAKSRTLNKFLGRNFSVMASNGHIMDLPKSELGVDVENEFEPKYVPIRGKTQALAKIKTAARNAERIYLAPDPDREGEAIAWHLAGALESTRIPIRRLTFNEITERAVKAALDQPRDLDMNLVNAQQARRVMDRLVGYKVSPFVWRTVRYGLSAGRVQSVALRLICEREEEIRAFVPEEYWTLEADFETPDLKRFTARLVRVGEEELDQGQLRGEGAGERAQALAAELMAAAARVAGVETTPRQVHPKAPFITSTLQQTAFNRLGFSSQRTMAIAQQLYEGVALGDAGSVGLITYMRTDSPRLAGEAIGEMRSWIGSELGAEYVPQEPRQFRSKKSAQDAHEAIRPSDPARTPESIRAFLDDDQWKLYDLIWKRALASQTASAEYLATTIDVEAGRLGLRASGRVLKFPGFQKLYGVDEEDEAEDSRLPELTEGVTLAVASEPLVAPDVTETGSAGGETASAVRPSQHFTQPPPRYTEGSLVKALEEENIGRPSTYATIVGTITSREYVSRERGRLAPTDLGEAVNRLLTSTFPDIFQVDFTARMEEELDEIEEGKQEWHRVVKDFWDPFSRELEKAEKSKERHRKKVEETTDIACPNCGRMLVKKFGRRGPFLACPGYPECKFTRPVDDAELPVPVEGTCDLCGSALVMRNGPYGRFIACSRRPDCKFTKAVTLGIRCPECGQGELTERRTRRGKTFFGCNRYPDCTFATWDRPRATPCPNCQAPFLIEKETKKEGLTLRCLKCGSKFQPESVGA from the coding sequence TTGGCGAAAGCGACGTCGCGCACTGACGGCACGGCGCGGAAGCCCCGCGCCAGGACCGGGCCGCCCGCGGCCGAGGCCACTCGCGAGCGCGCGGCGACCGAGACTCCCGCGGACGAGGCGCCCGCGCGCAAGCGCGCACCCCGCGGATCGAGCAAGTCGGCGGGCCGCGGCGCCGCCAAGGGCAAGACCGTGAAGCGGCCGGCGAAGGCGCCGGGCACCCCGGCGAGCGGCGGCAAGTCGCTCGTGATCGTCGAGTCGCCGGCGAAGTCGCGCACCCTGAACAAATTCCTCGGACGCAACTTCTCGGTGATGGCCAGCAACGGCCACATCATGGACCTTCCGAAGAGCGAGCTGGGCGTCGACGTCGAGAACGAATTCGAGCCCAAGTACGTTCCGATCCGCGGCAAGACCCAGGCGCTCGCAAAGATCAAGACCGCGGCCCGCAACGCCGAGCGCATCTATCTGGCGCCCGACCCCGACCGCGAAGGGGAAGCGATCGCCTGGCATCTGGCCGGCGCGCTGGAGTCCACGCGCATCCCGATCCGGCGGCTGACCTTCAACGAGATCACCGAGCGCGCGGTCAAGGCGGCGCTCGATCAGCCTCGCGACCTGGACATGAACCTGGTGAACGCACAGCAGGCGCGCCGCGTGATGGACCGGCTGGTGGGTTACAAGGTGAGCCCCTTCGTGTGGCGCACCGTGCGCTACGGCCTGTCGGCGGGCCGGGTGCAGAGCGTGGCGCTGAGGCTGATCTGCGAGCGCGAGGAAGAGATCCGCGCGTTCGTGCCCGAGGAGTACTGGACGCTCGAAGCCGACTTCGAGACCCCGGACCTCAAGCGCTTCACCGCGCGGCTGGTGCGGGTCGGCGAGGAAGAGCTCGACCAAGGGCAGCTTCGCGGCGAAGGCGCCGGCGAGCGGGCCCAGGCGCTGGCCGCCGAGCTCATGGCCGCGGCCGCGCGGGTGGCGGGCGTCGAGACCACGCCGCGGCAGGTGCATCCCAAGGCGCCGTTCATCACCAGCACGCTCCAGCAGACGGCGTTCAATCGCCTCGGGTTCAGCAGCCAGCGCACCATGGCGATCGCCCAGCAGCTCTATGAAGGCGTCGCGCTCGGAGACGCCGGGAGCGTGGGACTCATCACGTATATGCGCACCGACTCGCCCCGGCTCGCCGGAGAGGCGATCGGCGAGATGCGATCGTGGATCGGCTCGGAGCTCGGCGCCGAGTACGTGCCGCAGGAGCCGCGGCAGTTCCGCAGCAAGAAGTCGGCGCAGGACGCGCACGAAGCGATCCGGCCGAGCGACCCGGCGCGCACGCCGGAGTCGATCCGCGCGTTCCTCGATGACGACCAGTGGAAGCTCTACGACCTGATCTGGAAGCGCGCGCTCGCCTCGCAGACCGCCTCGGCCGAATACCTCGCGACCACGATCGACGTCGAGGCGGGCCGTCTCGGACTGCGCGCCTCGGGGCGCGTGCTCAAGTTCCCGGGCTTCCAGAAGCTCTACGGCGTCGACGAGGAAGACGAAGCGGAGGATTCGCGCCTGCCGGAGCTGACGGAGGGCGTGACGCTCGCCGTGGCCTCCGAGCCCCTGGTCGCGCCGGATGTCACGGAGACCGGCTCCGCCGGTGGCGAGACGGCCTCCGCCGTGCGCCCCAGCCAGCACTTCACCCAGCCGCCGCCGCGCTATACCGAAGGCTCGCTGGTGAAAGCGCTCGAAGAGGAGAACATCGGACGCCCGAGCACCTACGCCACCATCGTGGGCACCATCACCTCGCGCGAGTACGTGAGCCGCGAGCGCGGCCGTCTCGCGCCCACCGACCTGGGTGAAGCGGTGAATCGTCTGCTGACCAGCACGTTTCCCGACATCTTCCAGGTCGACTTCACGGCCCGCATGGAAGAGGAGCTGGACGAGATCGAGGAAGGCAAGCAGGAATGGCACCGGGTGGTGAAGGACTTCTGGGACCCGTTCAGCCGCGAGCTCGAGAAGGCCGAGAAGTCGAAGGAGCGGCACCGCAAGAAGGTCGAGGAGACGACCGACATCGCGTGCCCCAACTGCGGCCGGATGCTGGTCAAGAAGTTCGGACGTCGCGGACCCTTCCTCGCTTGCCCGGGGTATCCGGAGTGCAAGTTCACGCGTCCCGTCGACGACGCCGAGCTGCCGGTGCCGGTGGAAGGCACGTGTGACCTTTGCGGCTCCGCGCTGGTGATGCGCAATGGTCCTTACGGACGCTTCATTGCCTGCAGCCGCCGGCCCGACTGCAAGTTCACCAAGGCGGTCACGCTCGGCATCCGTTGTCCGGAGTGCGGGCAAGGCGAGCTCACCGAGCGCAGGACACGCCGCGGCAAGACATTCTTTGGATGCAATCGCTACCCCGATTGCACGTTCGCGACCTGGGATCGTCCGCGCGCCACGCCTTGCCCCAACTGCCAGGCCCCGTTCCTGATCGAGAAGGAGACCAAGAAGGAGGGACTCACGCTGCGCTGCCTCAAGTGTGGCTCCAAGTTCCAGCCCGAATCCGTCGGTGCGTGA
- a CDS encoding tyrosine-type recombinase/integrase has protein sequence MREALELFLIELAARRASRHTVEAYRRDVTRVLDLAAGTGKDLPPSGWNRELLERAMRDLHRTAHAASSAARALAAWRSFSRFCVRRGMLSDDPARKLPFPRRPRRLPRTLPERDLTRALDGLSAEDPASVRDRALIEMTYSSGLRLSELVGLNHGDVDAGAGLLRIRGKGRRERIVPVGKAALESLRRYLGEPVTRAGRDAPVFLNARGGRLSGRTVQRVVRHRLGQVAGGLGVTPHALRHSFASHLLDRGADLRAIQELLGHRSLSSTQIYTHVSRSRLRRAYEQAHPRA, from the coding sequence GTGCGTGAGGCGCTCGAGCTGTTCCTGATCGAGCTGGCGGCGCGCCGCGCCTCACGCCACACCGTCGAGGCTTATCGGCGCGACGTCACCCGCGTGCTCGACCTCGCCGCCGGAACCGGAAAGGACTTGCCGCCCTCGGGATGGAATCGCGAGCTGCTCGAGCGCGCGATGCGGGATCTGCATCGCACGGCGCATGCGGCCTCGAGCGCGGCCCGCGCCCTCGCCGCGTGGCGCAGCTTTTCGCGGTTCTGCGTGCGCCGCGGAATGCTTTCCGACGATCCCGCGCGCAAGCTCCCGTTCCCGCGCCGGCCGCGGCGCCTGCCTCGAACGCTGCCGGAGCGCGACCTGACGCGCGCGCTCGACGGGCTCTCGGCGGAGGATCCGGCGAGCGTCCGCGACCGGGCGCTGATCGAGATGACGTACTCCTCGGGCCTGCGCCTCTCCGAGCTCGTCGGCCTCAATCACGGCGATGTCGACGCCGGCGCCGGACTGCTCCGCATCCGGGGAAAGGGACGTCGCGAGCGCATCGTCCCGGTAGGAAAGGCGGCGCTCGAGTCGCTGCGCCGTTATCTGGGCGAGCCGGTCACGCGGGCGGGTCGCGACGCACCCGTGTTCCTCAACGCCCGCGGCGGGAGGCTCTCGGGGCGCACGGTGCAGCGCGTGGTGCGCCACCGGCTGGGCCAGGTCGCGGGCGGCCTCGGCGTCACGCCGCACGCGCTCCGGCACTCCTTCGCCAGCCACCTGCTGGATCGCGGCGCCGACTTGCGCGCGATCCAGGAGCTGCTCGGCCACCGCTCGCTCTCCAGCACCCAGATCTACACCCACGTCTCGCGGAGCCGGCTGCGTCGCGCCTACGAACAGGCCCACCCGCGCGCATGA
- a CDS encoding Ig-like domain-containing protein, which produces MTGVRRLALAVGVCFVAMGCAKKAPPSGGPPDIDPPRLIASHPDSGAASVALDAPLSMTFSEGMEPRSTTEAIALSPPVEIRRFRWSGRTVTAVLAEPLKKSQTYTLFIGFGARDRHGNMIDRGRALVFTTGDSFPRGLIEGQLEAKGFAAGNAYLWCYEASRAPDSTARDFDAIGLVDPDGQFRIAGLDVPKRYRVWTFADINNNRSFEPATDLLAPIDTVLSLTTEHPTASGIQLRVTNPRAPARVKGTVLDSLVVRDGDLLVVAVADTDTTRRVLASTNDRLSFDLQLEPGSWTVRAFRDADRNRMWDRARESSSDPLPVRADPAAEIVDVVLVLRPPREGR; this is translated from the coding sequence ATGACCGGCGTCCGGCGACTCGCGCTCGCCGTGGGGGTGTGCTTCGTGGCGATGGGCTGCGCCAAGAAAGCGCCTCCGAGCGGAGGGCCGCCCGACATCGATCCGCCACGGCTGATCGCCTCGCATCCCGACTCGGGCGCCGCCTCGGTGGCTCTCGATGCGCCTCTCTCGATGACCTTCAGCGAAGGCATGGAGCCGCGCTCGACCACCGAGGCGATCGCGCTGTCACCACCGGTCGAGATCCGGCGCTTCCGCTGGTCGGGCAGGACCGTCACCGCGGTGCTCGCCGAGCCTCTGAAGAAGAGCCAGACCTACACCTTGTTCATCGGCTTCGGCGCGCGCGATCGGCACGGCAACATGATCGACCGCGGGCGCGCTCTCGTGTTCACCACCGGCGATTCGTTTCCCCGGGGCCTCATCGAGGGCCAGCTCGAGGCGAAGGGGTTCGCGGCGGGGAACGCGTATCTGTGGTGCTACGAGGCGTCGCGGGCGCCCGACAGCACGGCGCGCGATTTCGACGCCATCGGCCTCGTCGATCCCGATGGGCAGTTCCGCATCGCGGGACTCGACGTGCCGAAGCGCTACCGCGTCTGGACATTCGCCGACATCAACAACAATCGCTCGTTCGAGCCCGCGACCGATCTGCTGGCGCCGATCGATACGGTGCTGTCGCTGACCACGGAGCATCCCACGGCGAGCGGCATCCAGCTGCGGGTCACGAACCCGCGCGCGCCCGCTCGCGTCAAAGGCACTGTGCTAGACTCGCTCGTCGTGCGCGACGGCGATCTGCTGGTGGTCGCCGTGGCCGACACCGACACGACGCGGCGCGTGTTGGCGTCGACGAACGACCGTCTGAGCTTCGACCTCCAGCTGGAGCCGGGCTCCTGGACGGTGCGGGCGTTCCGGGACGCGGATCGGAATCGCATGTGGGATCGCGCACGGGAGTCGTCGAGCGATCCGTTGCCGGTGCGCGCCGATCCGGCGGCGGAGATCGTCGACGTGGTGCTGGTGCTCAGACCGCCGCGCGAAGGCCGGTAA
- the dapF gene encoding diaminopimelate epimerase: MAKIPFLKMHGAANDFVVVDHRQPFLGDPPAELIRRLCDRRRGVGADGLLLIEKDAELDFAMRYFNADGGVAEFCGNGARCVARLALELGMGKGGEVRFRTASGVMRARASDDQRRIELFFGQVARPSDPIEVEAAGRSFHGQTVVAGVPHFVVPVERVEWVPVQEWGAALRHHPRFEPHGTNVDFVARLGSGRVAMRTYERGVEAETLACGSGAMSVAVWSVSAGDRSPVSVMTAGGDELTVRLEPHSGGFEVALIGPAEVAFHGEWSEAAPVAAAR; encoded by the coding sequence ATGGCGAAGATCCCCTTCCTCAAGATGCATGGCGCGGCGAACGACTTCGTGGTCGTCGACCATCGCCAGCCCTTTCTCGGTGATCCGCCCGCCGAGCTGATCCGCCGTCTCTGCGACCGACGGCGTGGCGTGGGGGCGGACGGGCTTCTGCTGATCGAGAAAGACGCCGAGCTGGACTTCGCGATGCGTTACTTCAACGCCGACGGCGGAGTGGCGGAGTTCTGCGGCAACGGCGCGCGCTGCGTGGCGCGCCTGGCCCTCGAGCTCGGGATGGGGAAAGGGGGCGAAGTCCGCTTCCGCACCGCTTCGGGCGTGATGCGCGCGCGGGCGAGCGACGACCAACGCCGCATCGAGCTCTTTTTCGGCCAGGTCGCGCGTCCCTCGGATCCGATCGAGGTCGAAGCCGCGGGGCGATCCTTCCACGGCCAGACGGTGGTGGCCGGTGTTCCGCATTTCGTGGTGCCGGTCGAGCGCGTGGAGTGGGTGCCGGTCCAGGAGTGGGGCGCCGCGCTCCGCCACCATCCGCGCTTCGAGCCGCATGGGACCAACGTCGACTTCGTCGCCCGCCTCGGCTCAGGACGGGTGGCCATGCGCACCTACGAGCGCGGCGTCGAGGCCGAGACGCTGGCGTGCGGCAGTGGAGCGATGTCGGTCGCCGTGTGGAGCGTGTCGGCGGGCGATCGCTCGCCGGTCTCGGTGATGACGGCGGGAGGGGACGAGCTCACGGTGCGTCTCGAACCGCATTCCGGAGGCTTCGAGGTGGCGTTGATCGGACCGGCGGAAGTGGCATTCCACGGCGAGTGGAGCGAAGCCGCTCCGGTGGCCGCCGCGCGCTGA
- the dapA gene encoding 4-hydroxy-tetrahydrodipicolinate synthase has product MFEGLTVAMVTPFRGGEVDLDGAARLIEFMLEGGVQNLVVSGSTGEAATCSVEERRTLWRFVRERVAERIPVLAGAGTNSTSESVTLSKMAEEIGLDGVMLVTPYYNKPTAKGQIAHFTTVAQATRLPVMLYNVPSRTGTNTLPDVFEKLESVQNIAAVKEASGSLDQASAIKARTSFTLLSGDDSLTLPMIAVGAEGVVSVVGNAAPRRMRELCDHARAGRRDAAETSHRRLLPLFKALFAESNPGPVKYLLSAMGLIENELRLPLVPVEPATQKLILDAAQSAGLTVASAVSRT; this is encoded by the coding sequence ATGTTCGAAGGACTGACGGTGGCCATGGTGACGCCCTTCCGGGGCGGCGAGGTGGATCTCGACGGTGCAGCACGGCTGATCGAGTTCATGCTGGAAGGCGGAGTGCAGAACCTGGTGGTCTCGGGCTCCACCGGCGAAGCGGCGACCTGCAGCGTCGAGGAGCGGCGCACCTTGTGGCGCTTCGTGCGCGAGCGCGTGGCGGAGCGTATTCCCGTCCTGGCCGGCGCCGGAACCAATTCGACCTCCGAGAGCGTGACCCTCAGCAAGATGGCGGAGGAGATCGGGCTCGACGGCGTGATGCTGGTGACGCCTTACTACAACAAGCCCACGGCGAAAGGTCAGATCGCCCACTTCACGACGGTCGCCCAGGCCACCCGGCTCCCGGTGATGCTCTACAACGTGCCGAGCCGAACCGGCACGAATACGCTTCCCGACGTCTTCGAGAAGCTCGAGAGCGTGCAGAACATCGCCGCCGTCAAGGAAGCCTCTGGCAGCCTCGATCAGGCGAGCGCGATCAAGGCCAGGACCTCGTTCACCTTGCTCTCCGGTGACGATTCGTTGACGCTCCCCATGATCGCCGTCGGGGCCGAAGGCGTGGTCTCGGTGGTCGGCAACGCCGCGCCGAGGCGGATGCGGGAGCTCTGCGATCACGCCCGGGCGGGGCGCCGGGACGCGGCGGAGACCTCCCATCGGCGATTGCTCCCGCTCTTCAAGGCCTTGTTCGCGGAGTCCAATCCCGGCCCGGTCAAGTACCTCCTGTCCGCGATGGGCTTGATCGAGAACGAGCTGCGGCTGCCGCTCGTGCCGGTCGAGCCCGCCACCCAGAAGCTCATCCTGGACGCCGCCCAGTCGGCTGGCCTGACCGTGGCCTCGGCGGTATCCCGGACGTGA
- the dapB gene encoding 4-hydroxy-tetrahydrodipicolinate reductase translates to MIPIVVVGAAGRMGRAVVETAMADPGFNVKAGVDRAPCPKDWDRKLPFVDDAGKVLARGDVVVEFAGPEGAVDAARAAARSGAALVSGGTGLSGPQEQALRAAADSIAILRSANFSLGILALRQALKAVLSAIPAWDIEIVEKHHRNKQDSPSGTALTLARDAASARGYPASSLRHGRDGHVGVRPVEEIGVHAVRGGSWVGEHTVMLAGPGESLELRHVAQDRVAFARGALTAAEFLAHAQPGLYTFEDVLRAAARSEGGRLT, encoded by the coding sequence GTGATCCCGATCGTGGTGGTCGGGGCCGCCGGCCGCATGGGCCGCGCGGTCGTTGAAACCGCGATGGCCGATCCGGGGTTCAACGTGAAAGCTGGCGTCGACCGGGCGCCATGCCCCAAGGACTGGGATCGAAAGCTCCCCTTTGTCGACGATGCCGGGAAGGTGCTGGCGCGAGGAGATGTGGTGGTGGAATTCGCGGGTCCCGAGGGCGCGGTCGATGCCGCTCGGGCGGCCGCTCGAAGCGGCGCGGCACTGGTCTCGGGCGGCACCGGGCTCTCGGGCCCTCAGGAGCAGGCGCTTCGAGCGGCCGCCGATTCGATCGCCATCTTGCGCAGCGCCAACTTCAGTCTGGGGATTCTGGCCCTTCGGCAGGCCTTGAAGGCCGTGCTTTCCGCAATTCCGGCCTGGGACATCGAGATCGTGGAGAAGCATCATCGCAACAAGCAGGACAGTCCCTCCGGGACCGCGCTCACGCTCGCTCGAGACGCCGCGAGCGCGCGCGGTTATCCGGCCTCCTCTTTGCGTCATGGCCGTGATGGACACGTCGGCGTGAGGCCGGTCGAGGAAATCGGAGTGCATGCGGTTCGGGGGGGATCGTGGGTTGGAGAGCACACCGTCATGCTCGCGGGACCTGGAGAGTCCCTCGAGCTCCGTCACGTGGCCCAGGACCGGGTGGCATTCGCGCGCGGAGCCCTCACCGCAGCGGAATTCCTGGCGCATGCTCAGCCAGGGCTCTACACTTTCGAGGACGTTTTGAGAGCAGCCGCACGGTCGGAAGGAGGTCGGCTCACGTAG
- the rpsT gene encoding 30S ribosomal protein S20 has protein sequence MPHHKSAAKRVITNEGRRRRNIAYRSRMRSALKSIRAATNRADAETAYRAATSILDRTAAKGIIKKETANRHKARLARFASKFTS, from the coding sequence ATGCCGCATCACAAATCCGCGGCCAAGCGGGTGATCACCAACGAGGGTCGACGCCGCCGCAACATCGCTTATCGGAGCCGCATGCGCAGCGCGTTGAAGTCGATTCGCGCCGCGACCAATCGCGCCGACGCCGAGACGGCCTATCGCGCCGCCACGTCCATCCTCGATCGCACGGCGGCCAAAGGCATCATCAAGAAGGAGACCGCGAACCGCCACAAGGCGCGCCTCGCTCGTTTTGCTTCGAAGTTCACCTCATGA